Proteins from one Halovivax limisalsi genomic window:
- a CDS encoding toxin-antitoxin system TumE family protein, producing the protein MGGDDDAVELLSQTVDFGSRYAEVTAWAVPESERYPDGIKHSMQYGNAAGETIVRYDNFPDHPGVAHHHKHAEGGAVEAVEFEGLRPLFERFKREVNEYGDPW; encoded by the coding sequence ATGGGTGGGGACGATGACGCTGTCGAGTTGCTCTCCCAGACGGTCGACTTCGGGAGTCGGTATGCCGAAGTCACGGCGTGGGCGGTCCCGGAGTCTGAGCGGTATCCGGATGGGATCAAGCATTCGATGCAGTACGGAAATGCGGCCGGCGAAACGATCGTTCGGTACGACAACTTTCCGGATCACCCTGGCGTCGCACACCACCACAAGCACGCCGAAGGTGGAGCGGTTGAGGCCGTCGAATTCGAGGGGTTGCGACCCCTCTTCGAACGATTCAAGCGAGAGGTGAACGAGTATGGAGACCCCTGGTAA
- a CDS encoding transcriptional regulator, translating to METPGNDTEMGQSDDRTLRVRFRTSSDDDLANALEAIDRGDTPDPHFEIVYHDPEDVHRVTRPKNLELLRAIVQYEPGSIRETARRVDRDVRQVHRNLTELEDLHLIELVEDGQAKRPRVWYTAIDIDLPLVTPSVGSDEVEA from the coding sequence ATGGAGACCCCTGGTAACGACACCGAAATGGGACAGTCCGACGATCGAACGCTACGGGTTCGGTTTCGAACCAGTAGCGACGACGACCTCGCGAATGCGCTCGAAGCGATCGACCGAGGAGACACGCCGGATCCGCACTTCGAAATCGTCTATCACGACCCCGAAGACGTCCATCGCGTGACCCGACCCAAAAATCTCGAACTGCTCCGGGCGATCGTCCAGTACGAACCCGGAAGCATCCGGGAAACGGCTCGGCGGGTCGATCGCGACGTCAGACAGGTCCACAGAAACCTCACCGAACTCGAAGACCTCCACTTGATCGAGCTCGTCGAGGACGGCCAGGCCAAACGGCCGCGCGTCTGGTACACGGCTATCGACATCGATCTGCCGCTCGTGACGCCGAGTGTCGGTTCGGATGAAGTCGAAGCGTGA
- a CDS encoding ArsR/SmtB family transcription factor → MESKRSDAPSPRDPAALLPEESVLSLDDYLDMQAAIGNRTRFEILYRLSHTDEFAPGELDEVIDVDDSTLHYHLGILRDVGLVEERVRTERDEDGTYTYYRATILGDVLLEDGIETLIRREREFRDVYDSSRE, encoded by the coding sequence ATGGAATCGAAACGATCGGACGCGCCGAGTCCCAGAGATCCAGCGGCGCTCCTCCCTGAAGAGAGCGTTCTCTCGCTGGACGACTACCTCGACATGCAGGCGGCGATCGGAAATCGGACGCGCTTCGAAATCCTGTATCGACTCTCACACACTGATGAATTCGCTCCCGGTGAGCTGGACGAAGTGATCGATGTCGACGACAGCACCCTCCACTACCATCTGGGAATCCTCCGCGACGTCGGCCTCGTCGAGGAACGGGTCCGAACGGAACGCGACGAGGATGGCACCTACACCTACTATCGAGCGACGATCCTCGGCGACGTCTTGCTCGAAGACGGCATCGAGACGTTGATCCGCCGGGAACGGGAGTTCAGAGACGTCTACGATAGCTCTCGTGAGTGA
- a CDS encoding AIR carboxylase family protein — MSEGTVSELIDRLRAEAEQDRPAAETPDVGIVMGSDSDLETMMTGGRRRGAYDAFVEELGFAEQTDFEDPPAERFTFETYVTSAHRTPDLMTAYAETAEDRGLEVVIAGAGGKSADLPNMTASIAYPLPVIGVPVQEKSVDSVIGMPTGAPLVAVDAGKSFNAALSAAQILARQHDAVRDRLVAYHDALREGVGAVSRDLHDRGTEAFAADRSE; from the coding sequence ATGAGCGAGGGCACCGTTTCCGAGTTGATCGACCGGCTCCGCGCGGAAGCCGAACAGGACCGCCCGGCCGCCGAGACCCCGGACGTGGGCATCGTCATGGGCAGCGACTCCGACCTCGAGACGATGATGACCGGCGGACGACGTCGCGGCGCGTACGACGCGTTCGTCGAGGAACTCGGGTTCGCCGAACAGACCGACTTCGAGGACCCGCCAGCCGAGCGTTTCACCTTCGAGACGTACGTCACCTCGGCCCACCGAACGCCCGATCTGATGACCGCGTACGCGGAGACCGCCGAGGATCGCGGCCTCGAGGTCGTCATCGCGGGCGCGGGCGGGAAATCCGCCGACCTGCCGAACATGACCGCCTCGATCGCCTATCCGTTGCCGGTGATCGGCGTTCCCGTCCAGGAGAAGTCCGTCGACTCGGTGATCGGGATGCCGACCGGCGCGCCGCTGGTCGCCGTCGACGCCGGCAAGTCGTTCAACGCGGCGCTCTCCGCGGCGCAGATCCTCGCGCGCCAGCACGACGCGGTGCGCGACCGGCTCGTCGCCTACCACGACGCCCTCCGCGAGGGTGTCGGGGCCGTCTCGCGCGACCTCCACGATCGGGGAACCGAGGCGTTCGCGGCCGATCGTTCGGAGTGA
- a CDS encoding NADH-quinone oxidoreductase subunit A: MSTAWIAISAMALVGVGLPIGLIVLSSLLRPSVPEPGKRQTYESGEIPTGGTRFRFNVQYYMVALLFVVFDVETAFIFPWVVIYRDALNAGASSFDVLAPMLAFLAVLVVALVWAWRNGVVSWARSQTTDWQTTLEQ, from the coding sequence ATGAGTACCGCGTGGATAGCGATTAGTGCGATGGCCCTCGTCGGGGTCGGCTTGCCGATCGGCTTGATCGTCCTTTCGAGCCTCCTTCGGCCGAGCGTCCCCGAACCGGGCAAGCGCCAGACCTACGAGAGCGGTGAGATTCCGACCGGCGGAACGCGGTTCCGGTTCAACGTTCAGTACTACATGGTCGCGCTCCTCTTCGTCGTCTTCGACGTCGAGACGGCCTTCATCTTCCCCTGGGTCGTCATCTACCGGGACGCGCTGAACGCCGGCGCCTCGTCGTTCGACGTTCTGGCCCCCATGCTGGCGTTTCTCGCCGTTCTCGTCGTCGCGCTGGTCTGGGCGTGGCGCAACGGCGTCGTGAGCTGGGCGCGCAGTCAGACGACCGACTGGCAAACGACACTCGAACAATGA
- a CDS encoding NADH-quinone oxidoreductase subunit B — MSSDIHDTTGPRDVASKTQAARMGDVDDRFNSKLRELFGSTPFILTKFDAFLNWARSSSMFVLQFGIACCSIEMMGTYMPGHDLDRFGTGVPRASPRQADLLIVPGTIVSKFGPRLKRLYDQMPEPKFVVGMGSCTISGGPFQEGYNVVKGAEEIIPVDIHVPGCPPRPEALIYGIRKLQDRVQHGESAPVTVKPYELEEFGDLERDEVVRSLAEEIDEETLVMRYNWGDSP, encoded by the coding sequence ATGAGCTCCGACATACACGATACGACCGGTCCGAGAGACGTCGCGTCGAAAACGCAGGCGGCCCGGATGGGAGACGTCGACGATCGGTTCAACTCCAAACTCCGGGAGCTGTTCGGTTCGACCCCCTTCATCCTCACCAAGTTCGACGCCTTCCTGAACTGGGCGCGCAGTTCGTCGATGTTCGTCCTGCAGTTCGGGATCGCGTGCTGTTCGATCGAGATGATGGGGACGTACATGCCGGGCCACGACCTGGACCGCTTCGGGACGGGCGTTCCCCGCGCCTCGCCCCGGCAGGCGGACCTGCTGATCGTCCCGGGGACGATCGTCTCGAAGTTCGGCCCGCGACTGAAGCGCCTCTACGACCAGATGCCCGAGCCCAAGTTCGTCGTCGGGATGGGATCGTGTACGATCTCCGGCGGTCCGTTCCAGGAGGGGTACAACGTGGTCAAGGGTGCCGAGGAGATCATCCCCGTCGACATCCACGTCCCCGGCTGCCCGCCGCGGCCGGAGGCGCTGATCTACGGTATCCGCAAACTCCAGGATCGCGTCCAGCACGGCGAGTCCGCCCCGGTGACGGTGAAACCGTACGAACTCGAGGAGTTCGGCGATCTGGAGCGAGACGAAGTGGTCCGTTCGCTCGCCGAGGAGATCGACGAGGAGACGCTAGTTATGCGCTACAACTGGGGTGACTCGCCGTGA
- a CDS encoding NADH-quinone oxidoreductase subunit D, with protein sequence MSLEVSRREEPVERTDDRETLEELIGDRAIGWEDHVNAQGVVIRPDEVQSVLRTLRDEGGFDHLSSLTAQEYDDRYESIYHLTKYADRTQEVSVVVPTSTDEPVSQSADAVYRTADWHEREAYDLVGIQYDEHPDLRRILLPETWQGHPLGRDYDQDKPQLVSLSEHANPIAEHHHDEEQDTMFLNIGPHHPATHGVLHLKAVLDGETVADVEPDIGYLHRCEEQMCQQGTYRHQIMPYPDRWDYVSAGLINEWSYARAIEEMADIEVPEYAQVIRTMGAELSRIAAHLISIGAFALDVIGDFTVTFQYAWQDREDVLNILEDLTGQRMMFNYFRLGGVVWDIPEPREEFFESIRTFLESFEGSVDEYHNLMAENEIFQLRCIDTGHLDPETAKSYGVTGPVARGSGIDYDVRRDDPYGYYEELDWDVAVQDGCDNYARILVRMRELEESARIVEQCVDILEDWPDDEREIQSNVPRTLKPDADQEVYRAVEGAKGELGIYIRSDGTDKPARFKIRSPCFSNLQALGEAANGEYVADLIATLGSIDVILGEVDR encoded by the coding sequence GTGAGCCTGGAGGTTTCACGGCGAGAAGAGCCCGTCGAACGGACGGACGACCGCGAGACGCTCGAGGAACTGATCGGCGACCGCGCCATCGGCTGGGAGGACCACGTCAACGCCCAGGGCGTCGTCATCCGCCCGGACGAGGTCCAGTCGGTGCTTCGCACCCTGCGCGACGAGGGCGGCTTCGACCACCTCTCCTCGCTCACGGCCCAGGAGTACGACGACCGCTACGAGAGCATCTACCACCTGACGAAGTACGCGGATCGAACCCAGGAGGTCAGCGTCGTCGTGCCGACGAGCACGGACGAGCCGGTCAGCCAGAGTGCGGACGCCGTCTACCGCACCGCGGACTGGCACGAGCGGGAGGCCTACGACCTCGTCGGCATCCAGTACGACGAACATCCGGACCTCAGACGCATCTTGCTGCCGGAGACGTGGCAGGGCCACCCGCTCGGGCGCGATTACGACCAGGACAAGCCCCAGCTCGTCAGCCTCTCCGAGCACGCGAATCCGATCGCCGAGCACCACCACGACGAGGAACAGGACACGATGTTCCTCAACATCGGGCCGCACCACCCGGCGACTCACGGCGTCTTGCACCTCAAGGCCGTGCTCGACGGGGAGACGGTCGCCGACGTCGAACCCGACATCGGCTATCTGCACCGCTGCGAGGAGCAGATGTGCCAGCAGGGCACCTACCGCCACCAGATCATGCCCTACCCCGACCGCTGGGACTACGTCTCGGCCGGCCTCATCAACGAGTGGTCCTACGCGCGGGCGATCGAGGAGATGGCCGACATCGAGGTCCCCGAGTACGCCCAGGTGATCCGGACGATGGGCGCGGAACTCAGCCGGATCGCCGCCCACCTGATCTCGATCGGCGCGTTCGCCCTGGACGTCATCGGCGACTTCACGGTGACCTTCCAGTACGCCTGGCAGGATCGCGAGGACGTCCTCAACATCCTCGAAGATCTCACCGGCCAGCGGATGATGTTCAACTACTTCCGACTCGGCGGGGTCGTCTGGGACATTCCGGAGCCCCGCGAGGAGTTCTTCGAGTCGATCCGGACCTTCCTCGAGAGCTTCGAGGGCTCGGTCGACGAGTACCACAACCTGATGGCCGAGAACGAGATCTTCCAGCTGCGGTGCATCGATACGGGCCACCTCGACCCCGAGACGGCCAAGAGCTACGGCGTCACCGGTCCCGTCGCCCGCGGCTCGGGTATCGACTACGACGTCCGCCGGGACGACCCCTACGGCTACTACGAGGAGCTCGACTGGGACGTCGCGGTCCAGGACGGCTGTGACAACTACGCGCGCATCCTCGTGCGCATGCGAGAGCTCGAGGAGTCCGCGCGGATCGTCGAGCAGTGCGTCGACATCTTAGAAGACTGGCCGGACGACGAGCGCGAGATCCAGTCGAACGTGCCGCGCACGCTCAAGCCCGACGCCGATCAGGAGGTGTATCGGGCCGTCGAGGGCGCGAAGGGCGAACTCGGCATCTACATCCGCTCGGACGGCACGGACAAACCCGCCCGCTTCAAGATTCGCAGCCCGTGTTTCAGCAATCTGCAGGCCCTCGGCGAGGCGGCAAACGGCGAGTACGTGGCCGACCTGATCGCGACGCTCGGTAGCATCGACGTCATCCTCGGGGAGGTGGACCGGTAA
- a CDS encoding complex I subunit 1/NuoH family protein — protein MGATAAPLTPGTAIPFPDAIGDLLGLDGFGLLGTLIASFIGAFVIANVLLVMAAFAGPWGKRKIFADFSDRYAITEHGPWGILIIPAAAFQLISKELIIPEGVDRPAWDIAPIIMVFSAMFGFAVIPLGNGIQLADPEVGILFVFAVASLATLGMMLAGYSSNNKYSLMGGLRATAQNLAYEIPLIVTGASVILYTGTLQLSEIVAVQAETLVQLGPVSIPGWFAFVNPFAFVLFIAAAMAEVGRNPFDTPEAPTEIVAGYQTEYSSVYFVLVYLSEFLHIFLSGAIVATLFLGGPAGPGPAILGVGWFLLKVVAFFLLTQWFRTAMPRVRIDQLIEIGWKGMLVASFANLLLTALIVGVFFV, from the coding sequence ATGGGCGCCACGGCGGCTCCGCTCACACCGGGTACGGCGATCCCCTTTCCCGACGCGATCGGCGACCTGCTCGGGCTCGACGGCTTCGGCCTGCTCGGCACGCTGATCGCCTCGTTCATCGGCGCGTTCGTGATCGCGAACGTGCTGCTCGTGATGGCCGCATTCGCCGGCCCCTGGGGCAAGCGAAAGATCTTCGCGGACTTCTCCGATCGGTACGCAATCACCGAGCACGGTCCCTGGGGGATCCTCATCATCCCCGCCGCGGCGTTCCAGCTGATCTCGAAGGAACTCATCATCCCCGAGGGCGTCGATCGGCCAGCGTGGGACATCGCGCCGATCATCATGGTCTTCTCGGCGATGTTCGGCTTCGCCGTGATCCCGCTCGGGAACGGGATTCAGCTGGCGGATCCGGAGGTCGGCATCCTCTTCGTCTTCGCCGTCGCGTCGCTCGCGACGCTCGGCATGATGCTCGCGGGCTACTCCTCGAACAACAAGTACTCGCTGATGGGCGGGTTGCGCGCGACCGCGCAGAACCTCGCCTACGAGATCCCGCTGATCGTGACCGGCGCGTCGGTCATCCTCTACACCGGCACGCTCCAGCTCTCGGAGATCGTCGCGGTTCAGGCCGAGACGCTGGTCCAGCTCGGGCCGGTCTCGATCCCCGGCTGGTTCGCGTTCGTCAATCCGTTCGCGTTCGTCCTCTTCATCGCGGCGGCGATGGCCGAGGTGGGCCGAAATCCGTTCGACACGCCGGAGGCGCCGACCGAGATCGTCGCCGGCTACCAGACGGAGTACTCGAGCGTCTACTTCGTCCTCGTCTACCTCTCGGAGTTCCTGCACATCTTCCTGAGCGGCGCCATCGTGGCGACGCTCTTCCTCGGCGGCCCAGCCGGGCCGGGACCGGCGATACTGGGCGTCGGTTGGTTCCTGCTCAAGGTCGTCGCCTTCTTCCTGCTGACCCAGTGGTTCCGGACGGCGATGCCCCGCGTGCGCATCGACCAGCTGATCGAGATCGGCTGGAAGGGCATGCTCGTGGCCTCGTTCGCGAACCTGCTGCTGACGGCCCTGATCGTGGGGGTGTTCTTCGTATGA
- a CDS encoding NuoI/complex I 23 kDa subunit family protein, with translation MIGLLKSLGTTMKHALDGEVYTVAYPDETPKVSPRFRGVHKFSQERCIWCRQCEKVCPNDTIQIVMDDQRNGEQYNLHIGQCVYCRLCEEVCPTDAILLTQNFEFTADTKDEFVYNKEQLKGVPWYKDIDPLEAREPDRSGWVGEGEGEVDYQ, from the coding sequence ATGATCGGACTGCTCAAATCACTCGGGACGACGATGAAGCACGCGCTGGACGGCGAAGTGTACACGGTGGCCTACCCGGACGAGACGCCGAAGGTCTCGCCGCGATTCCGCGGGGTCCACAAGTTCAGCCAGGAGCGCTGCATCTGGTGTCGCCAGTGCGAGAAGGTCTGTCCGAACGACACCATCCAGATCGTGATGGACGACCAGCGAAACGGCGAGCAGTACAACCTCCACATCGGCCAGTGCGTCTACTGTCGGCTCTGCGAGGAGGTCTGCCCGACCGACGCCATCCTCCTGACCCAGAACTTCGAGTTCACGGCCGACACGAAAGACGAGTTCGTCTACAACAAAGAACAGCTCAAGGGCGTCCCCTGGTACAAGGACATCGACCCGCTCGAAGCCAGGGAGCCGGATCGGTCGGGCTGGGTCGGCGAGGGCGAGGGGGAGGTGGATTACCAATGA
- a CDS encoding NADH-quinone oxidoreductase subunit J — MMQEAAFALFAAITLSSAAGVVLLQDPWHSALMLGVSLLSVAAHYVMLTAEFVAVIQVLVYVGGVLVLISFVVMLTKVDASEAPGEDAEVAGR; from the coding sequence ATGATGCAGGAAGCCGCGTTCGCGCTCTTCGCCGCGATCACGCTGTCGAGCGCCGCCGGCGTCGTCCTGCTGCAAGACCCCTGGCACTCGGCGCTCATGCTGGGCGTCTCCCTGCTCTCGGTCGCGGCCCACTACGTCATGCTCACGGCGGAGTTCGTCGCCGTCATCCAGGTGCTGGTCTACGTCGGCGGCGTGCTCGTCCTGATCTCGTTCGTCGTCATGTTGACGAAGGTCGACGCCAGCGAGGCGCCCGGCGAGGACGCGGAGGTGGCGGGCCGATGA
- the nuoK gene encoding NADH-quinone oxidoreductase subunit NuoK — MIGLQYYLLLSAGLFCIGLFGILTRRNALMFLMSVELMVNAAAVNLVAVSAYYGTLTGQVFTLFVLGLAAAEVAVGLGIIMVLHRNFGTIDVTTPTTMRW; from the coding sequence GTGATCGGATTGCAGTACTACCTCCTGCTGTCGGCCGGACTGTTCTGCATCGGTCTGTTCGGCATCCTGACCCGGCGGAACGCGCTCATGTTCCTGATGTCCGTCGAGCTGATGGTGAACGCGGCCGCCGTCAATCTTGTCGCGGTCTCGGCGTACTACGGGACGCTCACGGGGCAGGTGTTCACCCTGTTCGTCCTCGGGCTCGCGGCCGCGGAGGTCGCGGTCGGGCTCGGCATCATCATGGTGTTGCACCGCAACTTCGGAACGATCGACGTCACGACGCCGACGACGATGAGGTGGTAA
- the nuoL gene encoding NADH-quinone oxidoreductase subunit L has protein sequence MEGLFSYAPAIVLFPLVAFAVTLLFGRHLPKGGAIPGIAATGGSLVLSVVMAFALVGSDPVDEVLYTWVETDAITFHFGALLDPLSVGMLVVVSLIAFLVHVFSLSYMNAEGETGLPRYYAGLGLFTFSMLAFVIADNLLMAFIFFELVGLCSWILIGFWHETRSAPSAAKKAFLVTRFGDYFFLLGVVAIAASFGTLGFAGDDSFVAAAEAAIAGTGDASIPGGLGAETWVTVAGLLVLGGVIGKSAQFPLHTWLPDAMEGPTPVSALIHAATMVAAGVYLVARMFGFYAQSPTALAIIAFVGGFTALFAATMGCVKDDIKQVLAYSTISQYGYMMLALGVGGYVAGVFHLFNHAIFKALLFLGAGAVIIAMHHEQDMWEMGGLKDRMPVTYYAFLAGSLALAGIIPFSGFWSKDEVLYDALIVGLSEPLILAAYAMGLVAVFFTGFYTIRMVLLTFHGEPRTDEAESPHAIGIPAKVPLVVLGVLATIGGLMNLKPLEELLGLDVAYLERWLDGQGVGAFSELTYHAYGDAVHYGHEYVGGPEGTVLLSAVLSLGLALGGAALAWTLYHAPEPRRHTERLGRVRDVVAANYYQDEYQVWLARDVTLPTARLTDRFDQTAIDGVVNGVSAVSLFGGGRVRRLQSGLVTNYAALIVLGLLAILVTFGFVGGWFL, from the coding sequence ATGGAGGGACTGTTCAGCTACGCGCCCGCGATCGTCCTGTTCCCGCTCGTCGCGTTCGCCGTGACCCTGCTGTTCGGTCGGCACCTGCCGAAAGGCGGTGCCATTCCCGGCATCGCGGCCACGGGCGGGTCGCTCGTTCTCTCGGTCGTGATGGCGTTCGCCCTCGTGGGCTCGGATCCGGTCGACGAGGTGCTGTACACGTGGGTCGAGACCGACGCGATTACGTTCCACTTCGGCGCGCTACTCGATCCGCTGTCGGTCGGGATGCTCGTCGTGGTCTCGCTGATCGCCTTCCTCGTCCACGTCTTCAGTCTGAGCTACATGAACGCCGAGGGCGAGACCGGCCTGCCCCGGTACTACGCCGGGCTGGGCCTCTTTACGTTCAGCATGCTCGCGTTCGTGATCGCCGACAACCTGCTGATGGCGTTCATCTTCTTCGAGCTCGTCGGGCTGTGCTCGTGGATCCTCATCGGCTTCTGGCACGAGACCCGCTCTGCGCCGTCCGCCGCGAAGAAGGCGTTCCTCGTCACGCGCTTCGGGGACTACTTCTTCCTGCTCGGGGTCGTCGCCATCGCCGCCTCGTTCGGCACGCTGGGCTTCGCCGGCGACGACTCGTTCGTCGCGGCGGCCGAGGCGGCCATCGCCGGCACCGGCGACGCCTCGATCCCCGGCGGCCTGGGCGCGGAAACCTGGGTGACGGTCGCCGGGTTGCTGGTGCTCGGCGGCGTCATCGGCAAGTCGGCGCAGTTCCCGCTTCACACCTGGCTCCCGGACGCGATGGAGGGTCCGACGCCGGTCTCGGCGCTCATCCACGCGGCGACGATGGTCGCCGCCGGCGTCTACCTCGTCGCGCGGATGTTCGGCTTCTACGCCCAGAGCCCGACGGCGCTTGCCATCATCGCGTTCGTCGGCGGCTTCACGGCGCTGTTCGCCGCGACGATGGGCTGTGTCAAGGACGACATCAAACAGGTGCTCGCGTACTCGACGATCTCGCAGTACGGCTACATGATGCTGGCACTCGGCGTCGGCGGCTACGTCGCCGGCGTCTTCCACCTGTTCAACCACGCGATCTTCAAGGCGCTGCTGTTCCTCGGCGCCGGCGCGGTCATCATCGCGATGCACCACGAGCAGGACATGTGGGAGATGGGCGGGCTCAAGGATCGCATGCCCGTCACCTACTACGCGTTCCTGGCGGGCTCGCTCGCGCTCGCGGGCATCATCCCGTTCAGCGGCTTCTGGTCGAAGGACGAGGTGCTCTACGACGCCCTGATCGTCGGCCTCTCCGAGCCGCTCATCCTCGCCGCGTACGCGATGGGGCTGGTGGCCGTCTTCTTCACCGGCTTCTACACCATCCGGATGGTGTTGCTCACGTTCCACGGCGAACCCCGTACCGACGAAGCGGAGTCTCCCCACGCGATCGGCATTCCGGCGAAGGTTCCGCTGGTCGTCCTCGGCGTGCTGGCGACGATCGGCGGCCTCATGAACCTCAAACCGCTCGAGGAACTCCTCGGGCTCGACGTCGCGTACCTCGAGCGGTGGCTCGACGGTCAGGGCGTCGGCGCGTTCTCGGAGCTGACGTATCACGCCTACGGCGACGCCGTCCACTACGGTCACGAGTACGTCGGCGGGCCGGAGGGGACGGTGCTCCTGAGCGCGGTCCTCTCGCTGGGACTGGCGCTGGGCGGGGCCGCCCTCGCCTGGACGTTGTATCACGCGCCCGAACCGCGTCGTCACACCGAACGCCTCGGCCGCGTTCGCGACGTTGTCGCGGCGAACTACTACCAGGACGAGTATCAGGTCTGGCTCGCGCGTGACGTGACCCTGCCGACGGCGCGACTCACCGACCGCTTCGACCAGACGGCCATCGACGGCGTCGTAAACGGCGTCAGCGCGGTGAGTCTGTTCGGCGGCGGTCGCGTGCGCCGGCTCCAGTCGGGGCTCGTGACCAACTACGCCGCCCTGATCGTCCTCGGCCTGCTCGCGATACTGGTAACCTTCGGCTTCGTCGGAGGGTGGTTCCTATGA